A stretch of Primulina tabacum isolate GXHZ01 chromosome 13, ASM2559414v2, whole genome shotgun sequence DNA encodes these proteins:
- the LOC142523333 gene encoding uncharacterized protein LOC142523333, which yields MRLIPFSLFSETKIRASSLSLALSPPLWFLCLKKIMLSFDKEVSKQSNLDSFLKCTTPVVPSQFLSKSEMRKLNKLWYPWEREKVGFFTLGDLWDSFDEWSACGLGVPIISDGGHNLTQYFVPYLSAIQIFTSGSSSIDLRDREDMDSISTETRNSSSDSFSDESESEKLSRWDGCSSEEGLVDQHSFWNSDERLGNLYFQHFETSSPYGRVPLVDKVNSFSQRYRGITTYRSVDLSPASWMAVSWYPIYHIPMGRTIKNFQTCFLTYHTLSSSFQDSRELEDNIENFEGRRKLGGESMSLRPFGLATYKMQVDEWISDKNWEDGKRLASLLSAADSWLKQLRVQHHDFNYFMGWFRQG from the exons ATGCGACTTATTCCATTTTCTCTTTTCTCCGAAACAAAGATCAGAGCAAGCTCGCTCTCTCTCGCTCTCTCCCCACCTCTCTGGTTTCTGTGTTTGAAGAAAATAATGCTGTCTTTCGACAAGGAGGTTTCGAAACAATCGAACCTTGACAGCTTCTTGAAATGCACAACACCCGTGGTCCCATCTCAATTCTTGTCCAAG AGTGAGATGAGGAAGCTCAATAAGCTATGGTATCCATGGGAAAGGGAGAAAGTTGGGTTCTTCACGTTAGGTGATCTTTGGGATAGTTTTGATGAATGGAGTGCGTGTGGGCTTGGAGTTCCAATTATTTCAGATGGTGGCCATAATTTAACCCAGTATTTTGTGCCTTATCTTTCTGCTATTCAAATTTTCACCAGCGGTTCATCTTCAATCGACTTAAG GGATAGGGAGGATATGGACTCAATAAGTACTGAGACGAGGAATTCTTCCAGTGATTCATTCAGTGACGAGAGTGAGAGTGAGAAGCTGTCAAGATGGGATGGTTGTTCGTCCGAAGAAGGATTGGTCGACCAACACAGCTTTTGGAATTCCGATGAACGACTGGGTAATCTTTACTTTCAGCACTTCGAGACTTCATCTCCTTATGGAAGAGTTCCTCTGGTGGACAAG GTAAATAGTTTCTCTCAAAGATACCGAGGAATAACAACGTATAGAAGTGTTGATCTTTCGCCCGCTAGTTGGATGGCTGTTTCGTG GTACCCCATTTATCACATTCCTATGGGACGAACCATCAAAAACTTTCAAACATGCTTTCTCACGTACCACACCCTTTCCTCTTCTTTTCAAG ATAGCAGGGAGTTGGAAGATAATATTGAGAACTTTGAGGGGAGGAGAAAATTAGGAGGAGAAAGCATGTCTCTCCGGCCATTTGGATTAGCCACCTATAAAATGCAAGTTGATGAATGGATTTCAGACAAAAATTGGGAAGATGGAAAAAGGCTAGCGTCACTTTTGAGCGCTGCAGATTCTTGGTTAAAGCAATTGCGGGTTCAACACCATGACTTCAACTACTTCATGGGGTGGTTTCGGCAGGGCTAG
- the LOC142522993 gene encoding protein EPIDERMAL PATTERNING FACTOR 1-like yields the protein MKSFRNVVFVLLLLRVLVHGRHIVNLHSHYLHREQSTKEESAAKPDLYQVKKWHRRGDPQQIAGSSLPDCTHACGSCMPCRLVMVSFVCSSLEEAETCPMAYKCMCNNKSYPVP from the exons ATGAAGAGTTTTAGAAATGTGGTTTTTGTTCTCCTTTTGCTTCGTGTGCTCGTACATGGGAGGCATATTGTTAACCTACATTCAC ATTACCTTCACCGTGAACAATCTACTAAAGAAGAGTCTGCGGCGAAACCCGATCTCTACCAGGTCAAAAAGTGGCATAGAAGAGGTGATCCGCAACAGATCGCCGGGTCCAGCTTGCCGGATTGTACTCACGCTTGTGGATCTTGTATGCCATGCCGATTGGTTATGGTTAGCTTTGTGTGCTCGTCCCTTGAGGAGGCTGAGACGTGCCCTATGGCTTATAAATGCATGTGTAACAATAAATCATATCCTGTTCCTTGA
- the LOC142522492 gene encoding lanC-like protein GCL2: MADRFFPNEMPDFLPEKQEQESVDRDNQGQIRTVAQGTPESLLKLLSLPYYTLSQRLQRAAIDLKETIVASTWGITEQHVQDFSLYAGSLGTAFLLSKSFQLTGNASDLSLSLEIIKACDSSSTHSKDVTFLCGRGGVCALGAVVAKYAGADGLLNYYMTQFKDIKLSKDLPDELLYGRVGYLWACLFLNNHLGNEVLPSPTMDAVVREIIKNGRKLGRTSGSPLMFEWHGSRYWGAAHGLAGIMHVLMHFELSSDEREDVKGTLKYMIDNRFPSGNYPWSEENGKIDALVHWCHGAPGIALTLIKAYEVFGDKEFLKAAMDAAEVVWNRGLLKRVGICHGISGNAYVFLSLYRLTGIVEYLYRAKAFACFLLDRSHILISSGEIHGGDRPFSLFEGIGGMAYLFLDMVNPKDSRFPAYEM; the protein is encoded by the exons ATGGCGGATCGATTCTTTCCTAACGAAATGCCGGATTTTTTACCCgaaaaacaagaacaagaatCTGTAGATAGGGACAATCAAGGGCAAATTCGAACTGTGGCTCAAGGAACTCCGGAATCGCTGTTGAAGCTTCTCTCTCTCCCTTATTATACTCTCTCTCAGAGACTTCAACGCGCCGCCATCGACCTCAAAGAAACT ATAGTGGCAAGTACGTGGGGTATCACTGAGCAACACGTTCAGGATTTTAGCCTGTATGCTGGTAGTCTTGGGACTGCGTTTTTGCTCTCCAAATCTTTTCAACTAACAGGCAACGCCAGCGATTTGAGTCTTTCCCTGGAGATTATCAAGGCTTGTGACTCCTCTTCCACCCACTCCAA GGATGTAACTTTTCTGTGTGGAAGGGGTGGCGTATGTGCTCTGGGAGCTGTGGTCGCGAAGTATGCTGGCGCTGATGGGTTGCTTAATTATTATATGACCCAGTTTAAAGAT ATAAAGCTATCAAAAGATCTCCCAGACGAGCTGCTATATGGTAGAGTTGGATATTTATGGGCGTGTTTATTTCTCAATAATCATTTGGGCAATGAAGTATTACCTTCACCAACCATG GATGCTGTTGTGAGAGAAATTATCAAGAATGGAAGAAAACTAGGTAGAACGTCGGGGAGTCCATTGATGTTTGAATGGCATGGCAGTAGATACTGGGGTGCAGCCCATGGGTTGGCTGGCATCATGCACGTTTTGATGCACTTTGAACTCTCATCAGACGAGCGTGAAGACGTCAAAGGAACTCTCAAATACATGATCGATAATCGATTTCCAAGTGGGAATTACCCTTGGAGTGAAGAAAATGGGAAGATAGATGCCCTTGTACACTGGTGCCATGGAGCTCCAGGGATTGCCCTCACACTCATCAAAGCATATGAG GTATTCGGGGATAAAGAGTTTCTAAAAGCTGCCATGGATGCAGCAGAGGTAGTTTGGAATCGTGGGCTACTGAAACGAGTCGGGATTTGTCATGGCATCAGTGGAAATGCATATGTGTTCCTCTCCCTGTATCGACTGACAGGCATTGTAGAGTATCTATACAGAGCTAAAGCTTTTGCGTGTTTTTTGCTGGATAGATCTCACATCCTTATTTCGTCTGGAGAAATTCATGGAGGAGACCGGCCCTTTTCGCTGTTCGAAGGCATCGGGGGTATGGCTTATCTTTTCCTCGACATGGTTAATCCGAAGGATTCTAGGTTTCCAGCATATGAGATGTGA